Below is a window of Pseudomonadota bacterium DNA.
CCCGCACCCACCCTCCAGGCAAAAAAAACAGGCCGCGTTGCCGCGACCTGTGGGGAACCAACCCGCCCGGGGTTGAACCTTTTTCAATCTGTGGCCCCAAGAAAGCCCGCCATTCTCAGGCGGGCCTCTGTGCCGCGTGCCAAACCCGTGCTAGACGGCCGGCTGCGGCGCTGCGCGCAGGGTCAGCACCGGCGCGCGAAACTCGGTGTCGGCCTGCTCGGCCTTCATCGACACCTGGGTTGCGACGGCCTCGCGCGCGGTCTGATGCACGCCGCTGTCTTCGACCGGAGCGATCTCGCCGCTCAGGCGCTCGTCGAACGCGCGTAGCAGCTTGTCGTGGATGTTGCCGAACGCGCCGTTCGACATCACGAGCACCACGTCGCCCGGCTGCGCCTCGCGGCGCATCATCTCGACGATGGCGTCGGCGTCCGGGTAGAAGCCCGCCTTCTTGCCCGCCGCCACCAGGTCGTCGACCAGGCGGTGAGAACTGAACAGGCGATCCGGCTCGATGGCCTCAGGCAGGAACACATCGGCCACCACCACGCGGTCGGCGGCGTCGAACGACTTGACGTAGTCCTTCTGGAAGAAGTCGCGGCGGCTCGAGGCCGTGCGCGGCTCCCACACGGCCCACACGGTGCGGCGCGGGTAGCGGGCCTTCACGGCCTTCACGGTCTCGCGCACCTTGGTGGGGTGGTGGGCGAAGTCGTCCATCACGATGATGTCGTCGACCACGCCGCGGATCTCCTGACGGCGCTTCACGCCCTCATACGACGCGAGTCCCGTGGCAATCTCGTCGCTGCCCAGGCCGATGCGGTTGCAGATGGCGATGACACCGAGGGCATTCTGCACATTGTGGCGTCCGGCCATCGGCAGCAGGAAGCGCCCGAAGAGCTTGCCCTCGTGGGTCACCGTGAACGAGGTTCCCTCTTCGCCGATGACGATGTCGCTGGCGAGCCAGCTGGCGCCCGTCTTGAGCCCGTAGGTCTCGACGGCGCACGGAACGTTCGTGAGCAGCGGCTTCACGGCTGGGTAGTCGGTGCACACGGCGAGGAAGCCGTCGGCCGGCAGGCGGTCGATGAGGTGGGTGCGGAAGGTCTCTTGAATGTGGGCGAGGTCGGTGAAGATGTCGCCGTGGTCGAACTCCATGCTGTTGATGACGGCCATCTTGGCGCGATAGTAGTGGAACTTCGGCACCTTGTGGAAGAAGGCGGTCTGGTACTCGTCACCCTCGACGACGAAGTGGCGGCCCTCGCCGGTCTTGAAGCTCTTCTCGAAGTTCTTCGCCACGCCGCCCACCATGAAGCTGGGCGAGCGTCCGGCGCTCTCGAGCACCCACGAGAGCATCGACGTCGACGTGGTCTTGCCGTGCGTGCCGGTCACCACCAGCGACTCGCGGTCGCAGATGAAGTACTCTGCCAGCGCCTCGGGGAACGACATGTGCGGCAGGCCCTGCGCCAGCACGGCCTCGACCTCGGGATTGCCGGGCTTTGCGGCATTGCCGATGATGACCAAGTCAGGACGCGGCTCGAGGTTGGCGGCGTTGAATCCGATGGAGACGGGGATCTGCAGGTCAGCCAGCTGGTGCGACATGGGCGGATAGACGTTCTCGTCAGACCCGGTGACGTGATAACCGGCCGACTTCAGCAGGCCCGCAAGCGAACCCATGCCGATTCCGCAAATCGCGACCATGTGGATGTGCCGCACCTGTTGGTTCATGATGCTCCTCACTTCGCGTCCCCGCGCGTCTGTGATGTGGCGTTCTGGCGCTGCGCGCGGGTTGAGCCGTGCGCGTCCCGTCCTTGTCGCGGAGACACGCCGCTCAGTGCCGGCCTGCGCAGCGACGCGCGCCGGAGAGCATGGGGGCATCTCCACGCTCGTCAGTATACTTGTCAACCATTGCCCTTTGGTCAACGGAACATTACAAAACGGTTACAAAGGCGAGATTTTTTTTCAACTTCGCTTCTGATGGCAGCGCGAGGTCGCTCCAACCGTCCACACCAGCACAATGGGGCTTGACATGAACACGACTCCCGGAGTGTGAAGGCGCACGCTGCAGTGCCAGAGCACGACCTCGAGCCACCGCCACAGGCCGTTTCTGTCCATCTCGAGGAGTACGAACACCCGTTACAGGCGAGGCGTGGGCCCGTCGGTCACTCCGGATCTCCGAAGCGCGCCTTGATCTCGAGCGCGTCTTCGAGCGTTCCCAGAAACGCCCGCACCACCTCCGGGTCGAACTGGGTGCCGCGCCCCTTCTTGATGAGGTCGAGGGCTTCGTCGACCTCGAAGGCGGGCTTGTAGCAGCGCTTCGTGGTGAGGGCGTCGAACACGTCGGCCAGCGAGACGATGCGTGCCACGAGCGGAATCTCTCCCCCCGACAGCCCGTGCGGGTAGCCACTGCCGTCCCACCGCTCGTGATGGTTGAGGGCGATGGTCTCGCCCATGCGCAGCAGCTCAGACGACGACCCGCTCAAGATGCGCGCGCCGATGATGGTGTGCTGCTTCATCTGCTCGAACTCTTCGGGCGTGAACTTGCCGGGCTTCATGAGAATGGCGTCTGGGATGCCGATCTTGCCGATGTCGTGCATGGGGCTTGCGCGCTTCACCGTGGTGGCCTCTTCGGCGGTCATGCCGAGGCGTCGCGCCAGCACCTCGGAGTAGCTCGACATGCGCTGGATGTGCGAAGCCGTGTCATCGTCGCGGTACTCGGCGGCGATGGCCAGGCGCAGAATGGTCTCCTCGTGCGCGGCCTCGAGGCGGCGCTGGGCCTCTTCGAGACGCTCGAGGGCCTCTTGAAGGCGCCTCGACTTCTCGACCTCGCTGCCGTAGAGCACCCCCAGCTCCTGGGCGTAGATGGCCAGCTGGCTGCGCTCCATGTGCTGCAGGTCGACCAGCGAGCGCAGCCGGCGCCCCAGGCCCTCCGCCTGAGGCTCAAGGGGCGCGGCCTCGTGCATTGCGACCTCGGCCAGGAGCCGATGGACGCCGCTCTCGGTGAGCTCGCTCCCCTCCCCGCCCAGCAGCGAGCGGATCTTGTCGAGCAGCTGGATGGGGCTGAACGGCTTGGTGAAGTACTCGTCGGCCCCCTCGCGCAGCCCCTCTTCGCGGTCTTCCTCGAGCATCTCGCCGGTGAGCATGACGATCTTCATGTGCCGTGTTCGCGCGTCAGCCTTCAGCTCACGGCATACCTCGAGACCACTGATGCCCGGCATGCGCACATCGAGCAGCACCAGGTCCGGGAGCTCGTCACGCGCGATGGTGAGTGCGTCTTCGCCGTTCGACGCCTCGATGATGGCATAGCCCTGGCTCTTGAGCGTGCTCCGCGCGATCTGGCGGATCACAGGCTGATCGTCGACGACCAGTATCTTGTTTACCCTCGCCACGCGCGGGGTTTCTGGAGAACATCGAGGAGATCCTCCCCGAACCGCTCGCCGCGTCGAGGCGACACCCGCGGTGGCGACGCTCTGGTATCGTTTCACCAGACGTGCCATCACCGTGTTCGAACCTGCAAGAGATGAGGGTGGCCTTCTCATGGAAGTTCTGCTCGATGCCCCCGTGGCAACCCTGGTGGCTGACCACGCAGACGGCAACGCCATCGACCGTCGGTTCGTGGCGAGCCT
It encodes the following:
- the mpl gene encoding UDP-N-acetylmuramate:L-alanyl-gamma-D-glutamyl-meso-diaminopimelate ligase, producing MNQQVRHIHMVAICGIGMGSLAGLLKSAGYHVTGSDENVYPPMSHQLADLQIPVSIGFNAANLEPRPDLVIIGNAAKPGNPEVEAVLAQGLPHMSFPEALAEYFICDRESLVVTGTHGKTTSTSMLSWVLESAGRSPSFMVGGVAKNFEKSFKTGEGRHFVVEGDEYQTAFFHKVPKFHYYRAKMAVINSMEFDHGDIFTDLAHIQETFRTHLIDRLPADGFLAVCTDYPAVKPLLTNVPCAVETYGLKTGASWLASDIVIGEEGTSFTVTHEGKLFGRFLLPMAGRHNVQNALGVIAICNRIGLGSDEIATGLASYEGVKRRQEIRGVVDDIIVMDDFAHHPTKVRETVKAVKARYPRRTVWAVWEPRTASSRRDFFQKDYVKSFDAADRVVVADVFLPEAIEPDRLFSSHRLVDDLVAAGKKAGFYPDADAIVEMMRREAQPGDVVLVMSNGAFGNIHDKLLRAFDERLSGEIAPVEDSGVHQTAREAVATQVSMKAEQADTEFRAPVLTLRAAPQPAV
- a CDS encoding response regulator, whose protein sequence is MTAPTSGMGASSISASRLENPFIRRATRRGSVSPPRAAGSPLEKTSPMPTMTAERAPRAWVRRNARRRLATNRRSMALPSAWSATRVATGASSRTSMRRPPSSLAGSNTVMARLVKRYQSVATAGVASTRRAVRGGSPRCSPETPRVARVNKILVVDDQPVIRQIARSTLKSQGYAIIEASNGEDALTIARDELPDLVLLDVRMPGISGLEVCRELKADARTRHMKIVMLTGEMLEEDREEGLREGADEYFTKPFSPIQLLDKIRSLLGGEGSELTESGVHRLLAEVAMHEAAPLEPQAEGLGRRLRSLVDLQHMERSQLAIYAQELGVLYGSEVEKSRRLQEALERLEEAQRRLEAAHEETILRLAIAAEYRDDDTASHIQRMSSYSEVLARRLGMTAEEATTVKRASPMHDIGKIGIPDAILMKPGKFTPEEFEQMKQHTIIGARILSGSSSELLRMGETIALNHHERWDGSGYPHGLSGGEIPLVARIVSLADVFDALTTKRCYKPAFEVDEALDLIKKGRGTQFDPEVVRAFLGTLEDALEIKARFGDPE